In Spodoptera frugiperda isolate SF20-4 chromosome 4, AGI-APGP_CSIRO_Sfru_2.0, whole genome shotgun sequence, a single window of DNA contains:
- the LOC118272918 gene encoding brefeldin A-inhibited guanine nucleotide-exchange protein 1 isoform X1: MQTNLKTKEMFIVRALEKILADKDIKRSYHSQLKKSCEVALEEIKTELKNGGQPESSESPTSGTLPLPKNDASNIITAEKYFLPFELACQSKASRIVVTALDCLQKLIAYGHLTGNIPDSTTPRKLLIDRIVETICSCFTGPQTDEGVQLQIIKALLTVITSQHVEVHEGTVLLAVRTCYNIYLASKNLINQTTARATLTQMLNVIFTKMENQALESETNDNGNNHAVTEIPHKIPNGNVVSEETPTNGNEEVKEGEETPHEEIDEVLEAKIIAKQIVDSVIDNAISIASKKSSEEDVTNTPDNNENPSDSQDSGSVSQESNGQVPTENTMTRIPSQESVDVASENDNSVTAKFTHVLQKDAFLVFRALCKLSMKPLPEGTPDPKSHELRSKILSLHLLLSILQNAGPVFRNNEMFITAIKQYLCVALSKNGVSSVPEVFELSLAIFLALLQNFKVHLKKQIEVFFKEIFMNILETSSSSFEHKWMVIQALTRICGDAQSVVDIYVNYDCDLSAANLFQRLVNDVSKIAQGRQALELGATPNQEKSMRIRGLECLVSILKCMVEWSKELYINPNLQTTLGERTAKEDHDHHSMKSHGGSSLSLVSTGSSNIGNRETLDSPEQFEVLKQQKEVWETGIDLFNRKPKRGIAFLQEQGLLGASTKDVAEWLLTDERLDKTFIGEYLGENEDHSREVMYSYVDSMNFANMDIVAALRYFLEGFRLPGEAQKIDRLMEKFASRYCECNPNNTLFTSADTVYVLAFSIIMLTTDLHSPQVKNKMTKEQYIKMNSGISDNNDLPREYLSQIYDEIAGHEIKMKSSSKPGKHMIANEKKRKLIWNMEMDLISTAAKNLMESVSHVQTPFTTAKHVEHVRPMFKMAWTPFLAAFSVGLQDCDDPEIASLCLDGIRCAIRIACIFHMSLERDAYVQALARFTLLTANSPITEMKAKNIDTIKTLITVAHTDGNYLGTSWLDVVKCISQLELAQLIGTGVRPQFLSGSGIKPQPDSLKFSLMSLDPSVKEHIGETSSQSVVVAVDRIFTGSTRLDGDAIVDFVKALCQVSLDELSHPTNPRMFSLQKIVEISYYNMGRIRLQWSRIWQVLGDHFNKVGCSSNEDIAFFAVDSLRQLSMKFIEKGEFANFKFQKDFLRPFEHIMKKNSSPTIRDMVVRCIAQMVNSQASNIKSGWKNIFSVFHLAASDQDEAIVDLAFQTTGKIINELYEKQFPAMIDSFQDAVKCLSEFACNAKFPDTSMEAIRLVRSCATAVGASPQLFAEHAGLEGEPGAPEVDRVWLRGWFPLLFSLSCVVSRCKLDVRTRGLTVLFEIIKTHGESFRPHWWRDLFNILFRIFDNMKLPEHQLEKNEWMTTTCNHALYAIVDVFTQYFDILGSLLLEQLYAQLHWCVQQDNEQLARSGTNCLENLVISNGTKFNEDTWSKTCQIMLDIFNSTLPTTLLTWKPDDNDESDQPQVRHGILKKPQGGDEIKSSNRVFNSLLIKCVVQLELIQTIDNIVFYPATSRKEDAETLALAAAELTGGTPGTEQECQREEQGMYRLLSSPHLLRLVECLMCSHRFAKTFNTNNTQRNVLWKANFKGSVKPNMLKQETQSLACVLRILFKMYSDETRRDHWPAVQKSLITICCEALEYFAGVTSEAHRDAWTSILLLILTRILKMPDERFAAHVSSYYPLLCEITCFDLKPELRSVLRRVFIRIGPVFNIVTNAQ, from the exons ATGCAAACCAACTTGAAAACTAAAGAAATGTTTATAGTCAGAGCTTTAGAAAAGATATTGGCTGATAAGGACATAAAAAGGTCCTACCACAGCCAATTGAAAAAGTCGTGCGAAGTCGCTTTAG agGAAATCAAAACTGAATTGAAAAATGGAGGACAGCCTGAATCGTCAGAAAGTCCTACATCAGGGACTCTACCACTACCCAAAAATGATGCTTCAAACATTATTACTGCAGAGAAATATTTCTTGCCATTTGAATTGGCGTGCCAGAGTAAAGCATCCAGGATAGTTGTCACAGCTTTGGACTGCCTGCAAAAACTTATAGCTTATGGGCATCTCACTGGTAACATTCCAGACTCGACAACTCCAAGGAAACTCCTAATTGACAGAATTGTGGAAACTATCTGCAGCTGTTTCACAGGACCACAAACAGATGAGGGAGTCCAACTGCAAATAATAAAAGCTCTACTAACAGTAATCACAAGTCAACATGTCGAAGTTCACGAAGGCACAGTACTCCTCGCTGTCAGAACATGTTACAACATCTACCTTGCGAGTAAAAACCTCATCAATCAAACCACAGCGAGAGCAACCTTAACACAGATGCTTAACGTTATATTCACGAAAATGGAGAATCAGGCCCTAGAATCCGAAACGAATGACAATGGTAATAACCATGCTGTAACAGAAATACCACACAAAATCCCTAATGGCAATGTTGTCTCTGAAGAAACACCTACCAATGGGAATGAAGAAGTAAAAGAAGGAGAAGAGACACCACACGAGGAAATCGATGAAGTATTAGAAGCTAAAATTATTGCTAAACAAATTGTAGATTCAGTTATAGATAATGCCATAAGTATTGCGTCTAAAAAATCATCTGAAGAAGATGTGACTAATACACCTGATAACAATGAAAACCCGTCTGATTCACAAGATAGTGGGAGTGTGTCACAAGAAAGCAATGGACAGGTGCCGACCGAAAACACTATGACAAGGATACCATCACAAGAAAGTGTGGATGTTGCATCAGAAAATGACAACTCAGTAACAGCAAAATTCACGCATGTGTTACAGAAGGACGCTTTCCTAGTATTTAGAGCTCTATGCAAACTTTCAATGAAGCCCCTACCTGAGGGAACTCCAGACCCTAAGTCACATGAGTTAAGATCTAAAATTCTTTCTCTTCATCTTCTATTATCTATCTTACAAAATGCTGGTCCAGTATTCAGGAACAATGAGATGTTCATTACAGCCATCAAGCAATATCTTTGCGTGGCTCTTTCAAAGAATGGCGTCAGTTCAGTTCCAGAAGTATTTGAACTCTCCTTAGCTATCTTCTTAGCTCTATTACAAAACTTCAAGGTACATCTAAAGAAGCAAATTGAAGTTTTCTTCAAAGAAATCTTTATGAACATTTTGGAGACATCAAGCTCGTCCTTCGAGCACAAATGGATGGTCATACAAGCACTGACCAGAATCTGTGGAGACGCACAAAGCGTCGTTGACATCTATGTCAACTATGATTGTGATTTATCAGCAGCTAATTTATTCCAACGCTTGGTAAATGATGTTTCTAAGATCGCCCAAGGAAGGCAAGCTCTCGAATTAGGCGCTACGCCTAATCAGGAGAAATCCATGCGTATTCGTGGACTCGAATGTCTAGTGTccatattaaaatgtatggtaGAATGGAGTAAAGAACTTTATATAAATCCTAACCTTCAAACTACTTTGGGAGAAAGAACAGCAAAAGAAGATCATGACCACCACAGTATGAAATCTCACGGAGGATCTAGTCTAAGTCTAGTCTCAACAGGGTCCAGCAATATTGGTAACAGAGAGACATTAGATTCTCCAGAACAATTTGAAGTATTGAAACAACAGAAGGAAGTTTGGGAAACAGGAATTGATTTATTCAACAGGAAACCAAAACGTGGAATTGCTTTCTTACAAGAGCAAGGGCTCTTGGGTGCGTCGACTAAAGACGTCGCTGAATGGCTATTAACGGACGAAAGActtgataaaacatttattgGCGAGTATTTGGGCGAGAACGAGGATCATTCTAGGGAAGTTATGTACTCTTACGTAGATTCAATGAATTTCGCTAACATGGATATTGTTGCTGCGTTACGTTATTTCTTAGAAGGATTCAGACTTCCTGGTGAGGCCCAAAAGATTGACAGATTAATGGAGAAGTTTGCGTCACGCTACTGTGAATGCAATCCGAACAACACATTATTCACGAGCGCGGATACTGTTTACGTACTAGCGTTTTCCATAATAATGCTCACAACAGATTTACATTCGCCTCAAGTTAAGAATAAAATGACAAAAGAACAATATATCAAGATGAATAGTGGCATAAGTGACAACAATGACCTTCCACGTGAATATTTGTCACAGATATACGATGAAATCGCCGGTCACGAGATCAAGATGAAGAGTTCTTCTAAACCAGGAAAACATATGATCGCCAACGAGAAAAAGCGAAAGCTAATTTGGAACATGGAGATGGACTTAATATCGACAGCTGCGAAGAACTTAATGGAATCTGTGTCACATGTTCAAACTCCATTCACGACCGCCAAGCACGTCGAACACGTTCGTCCTATGTTTAAAATGGCTTGGACGCCCTTCCTTGCTGCGTTCTCAGTGGGATTGCAAGACTGTGATGATCCTGAAATCGCATCACTTTGCTTAGACGGTATTAGGTGCGCCATCCGCATTGCGTGCATTTTCCACATGTCACTTGAAAGAGACGCATACGTACAGGCTCTTGCGCGCTTCACTCTACTCACAGCTAACTCGCCTATCACAGAAATGAAGGCTAAGAACATTGATACCATAAAGACGTTGATTACTGTCGCACATACTGATGGTAACTACTTGGGAACGAGTTGGTTGGATGTCGTTAAATGCATTTCTCAGTTAGAACTGGCACAACTTATAGGAACTGGAGTGCGGCCGCAGTTCCTATCAGGATCTGGCATAAAACCTCAACCAGATTCATTGAAGTTTAGTCTAATGTCATTAGATCCTAGCGTCAAAGAACACATCGGAGAGACAAGCTCTCAAAGTGTAGTCGTAGCAGTAGATAGAATATTCACAGGATCCACAAGACTTGATGGTGATGCCATTGTAGACTTCGTCAAAGCGTTATGTCAAGTGTCTTTGGATGAGCTGAGCCATCCGACTAATCCTCGAATGTTTTCACTGCAGAAGATAGTcgaaatttcgtactacaaCATGGGTCGTATCAGGCTGCAGTGGTCTCGAATATGGCAAGTGCTGGGTGATCATTTCAACAAAGTGGGTTGCAGCAGTAACGAAGATATAGCATTCTTCGCAGTGGATTCCTTGAGACAACTATCAATGAAGTTTATCGAAAAAGGAGAGTTCGCCAATTTCAAATTCCAAAAGGACTTCTTGAGACCGTTTGAGCACATCATGAAGAAAAATAGCTCTCCTACTATAAGAGATATGGTAGTTCGTTGTATCGCACAGATGGTAAACTCTCAAGCATCCAATATAAAATCCGGTTGGAAAAATATATTCTCGGTATTCCATCTTGCTGCAAGCGATCAAGATGAAGCAATTGTTGACTTAGCATTCCAGACTACCGGCAAAATTATAAATGAGTTATATGAAAAACAATTCCCAGCGATGATAGACTCCTTCCAAGATGCAGTGAAATGCCTATCAGAATTTGCATGTAATGCAAAGTTCCCCGACACTTCAATGGAGGCCATAAGACTGGTGAGGTCTTGTGCGACCGCAGTGGGCGCGTCACCGCAGCTGTTCGCGGAGCACGCGGGGCTTGAAGGCGAGCCGGGCGCTCCAGAAGTCGACAGAGTATGGTTAAGAGGGTGGTTTCCACTGCTCTTTTCGTTATCGTGTGTCGTCAGTCGCTGCAAGCTCGACGTACGCACACGAGGACTCACGGTCCTGTTTGAGATTATTAAAACTCATGGTGAATCATTCCGTCCACATTGGTGGAGAGacctatttaatatattattcagAATCTTTGACAATATGAAGCTACCCGAGCATCAGTTGGAGAAGAACGAGTGGATGACTACAACCTGCAACCATGCGTTGTACGCCATCGTCGACGTCTTCACGCAATACTTTGACATTCTCGGTTCTCTATTGTTAGAGCAACTGTACGCGCAGCTGCACTGGTGCGTGCAGCAGGACAATGAACAGCTCGCACGCTCCGGCACCAACTGCTTGGAGAATCTAGTCATATCCAACGGAACAAAGTTCAACGAGGATACTTGGAGCAAAACATGTCAGATAATGTTGGACATCTTTAACAGCACGCTGCCCACCACATTGCTGACCTGGAAACCTGATGACAACGACGAGAGCGACCAGCCTCAAGTCCGACATGGCATCTTAAAGAAACCCCAGGGAGGGGACGAAATCAAGTCATCCAACCGAGTATTCAACAGCCTCCTCATCAAATGCGTCGTACAGTTGGAGCTGATACAAACGATCGATAACATCGTCTTCTACCCCGCCACGTCGCGGAAGGAAGACGCCGAGACACTGGCGCTAGCGGCCGCAGAGCTGACTGGCGGCACTCCCGGCACCGAGCAGGAATGTCAGCGTGAAGAACAGGGAATGTATAGATTGCTTAGTTCGCCACATCTACTCCGACTAGTAGAATGCCTCATGTGCAGTCATCGCTTTGCTAAAACATTTAACACTAATAACACGCAAAGGAATGTGTTGTGGAAAGCTAATTTCAAGGGTTCGGTGAAGCCGAACATGTTGAAACAAGAGACGCAGTCGTTGGCGTGCGTGCTGCGGATACTGTTCAAGATGTACAGTGATGAGACGCGGCGGGACCACTGGCCTGCGGTACAGAAGAGTCTCATCACCATTTGTTGCGAAGCTTTAGAATACTTTGCTGGGGTGACGAGCGAAGCACACAGAGACGCATGGACGTCCATACTGCTGTTGATTCTCACAAGAATACTGAAGATGCCTGACGAAAGA TTTGCGGCTCACGTGTCCAGCTACTACCCGCTGCTGTGTGAGATCACGTGCTTCGACCTGAAGCCCGAGCTGCGGTCGGTGCTCCGCCGAGTGTTCATACGCATCGGGCCCGTCTTCAACATCGTCACCAACGCCCAATAA
- the LOC118272918 gene encoding brefeldin A-inhibited guanine nucleotide-exchange protein 1 isoform X2 produces MFTNKYLLLMLEEIKTELKNGGQPESSESPTSGTLPLPKNDASNIITAEKYFLPFELACQSKASRIVVTALDCLQKLIAYGHLTGNIPDSTTPRKLLIDRIVETICSCFTGPQTDEGVQLQIIKALLTVITSQHVEVHEGTVLLAVRTCYNIYLASKNLINQTTARATLTQMLNVIFTKMENQALESETNDNGNNHAVTEIPHKIPNGNVVSEETPTNGNEEVKEGEETPHEEIDEVLEAKIIAKQIVDSVIDNAISIASKKSSEEDVTNTPDNNENPSDSQDSGSVSQESNGQVPTENTMTRIPSQESVDVASENDNSVTAKFTHVLQKDAFLVFRALCKLSMKPLPEGTPDPKSHELRSKILSLHLLLSILQNAGPVFRNNEMFITAIKQYLCVALSKNGVSSVPEVFELSLAIFLALLQNFKVHLKKQIEVFFKEIFMNILETSSSSFEHKWMVIQALTRICGDAQSVVDIYVNYDCDLSAANLFQRLVNDVSKIAQGRQALELGATPNQEKSMRIRGLECLVSILKCMVEWSKELYINPNLQTTLGERTAKEDHDHHSMKSHGGSSLSLVSTGSSNIGNRETLDSPEQFEVLKQQKEVWETGIDLFNRKPKRGIAFLQEQGLLGASTKDVAEWLLTDERLDKTFIGEYLGENEDHSREVMYSYVDSMNFANMDIVAALRYFLEGFRLPGEAQKIDRLMEKFASRYCECNPNNTLFTSADTVYVLAFSIIMLTTDLHSPQVKNKMTKEQYIKMNSGISDNNDLPREYLSQIYDEIAGHEIKMKSSSKPGKHMIANEKKRKLIWNMEMDLISTAAKNLMESVSHVQTPFTTAKHVEHVRPMFKMAWTPFLAAFSVGLQDCDDPEIASLCLDGIRCAIRIACIFHMSLERDAYVQALARFTLLTANSPITEMKAKNIDTIKTLITVAHTDGNYLGTSWLDVVKCISQLELAQLIGTGVRPQFLSGSGIKPQPDSLKFSLMSLDPSVKEHIGETSSQSVVVAVDRIFTGSTRLDGDAIVDFVKALCQVSLDELSHPTNPRMFSLQKIVEISYYNMGRIRLQWSRIWQVLGDHFNKVGCSSNEDIAFFAVDSLRQLSMKFIEKGEFANFKFQKDFLRPFEHIMKKNSSPTIRDMVVRCIAQMVNSQASNIKSGWKNIFSVFHLAASDQDEAIVDLAFQTTGKIINELYEKQFPAMIDSFQDAVKCLSEFACNAKFPDTSMEAIRLVRSCATAVGASPQLFAEHAGLEGEPGAPEVDRVWLRGWFPLLFSLSCVVSRCKLDVRTRGLTVLFEIIKTHGESFRPHWWRDLFNILFRIFDNMKLPEHQLEKNEWMTTTCNHALYAIVDVFTQYFDILGSLLLEQLYAQLHWCVQQDNEQLARSGTNCLENLVISNGTKFNEDTWSKTCQIMLDIFNSTLPTTLLTWKPDDNDESDQPQVRHGILKKPQGGDEIKSSNRVFNSLLIKCVVQLELIQTIDNIVFYPATSRKEDAETLALAAAELTGGTPGTEQECQREEQGMYRLLSSPHLLRLVECLMCSHRFAKTFNTNNTQRNVLWKANFKGSVKPNMLKQETQSLACVLRILFKMYSDETRRDHWPAVQKSLITICCEALEYFAGVTSEAHRDAWTSILLLILTRILKMPDERFAAHVSSYYPLLCEITCFDLKPELRSVLRRVFIRIGPVFNIVTNAQ; encoded by the exons ATGTTCACTAACAAATACCTGTTACTAATGTTGG agGAAATCAAAACTGAATTGAAAAATGGAGGACAGCCTGAATCGTCAGAAAGTCCTACATCAGGGACTCTACCACTACCCAAAAATGATGCTTCAAACATTATTACTGCAGAGAAATATTTCTTGCCATTTGAATTGGCGTGCCAGAGTAAAGCATCCAGGATAGTTGTCACAGCTTTGGACTGCCTGCAAAAACTTATAGCTTATGGGCATCTCACTGGTAACATTCCAGACTCGACAACTCCAAGGAAACTCCTAATTGACAGAATTGTGGAAACTATCTGCAGCTGTTTCACAGGACCACAAACAGATGAGGGAGTCCAACTGCAAATAATAAAAGCTCTACTAACAGTAATCACAAGTCAACATGTCGAAGTTCACGAAGGCACAGTACTCCTCGCTGTCAGAACATGTTACAACATCTACCTTGCGAGTAAAAACCTCATCAATCAAACCACAGCGAGAGCAACCTTAACACAGATGCTTAACGTTATATTCACGAAAATGGAGAATCAGGCCCTAGAATCCGAAACGAATGACAATGGTAATAACCATGCTGTAACAGAAATACCACACAAAATCCCTAATGGCAATGTTGTCTCTGAAGAAACACCTACCAATGGGAATGAAGAAGTAAAAGAAGGAGAAGAGACACCACACGAGGAAATCGATGAAGTATTAGAAGCTAAAATTATTGCTAAACAAATTGTAGATTCAGTTATAGATAATGCCATAAGTATTGCGTCTAAAAAATCATCTGAAGAAGATGTGACTAATACACCTGATAACAATGAAAACCCGTCTGATTCACAAGATAGTGGGAGTGTGTCACAAGAAAGCAATGGACAGGTGCCGACCGAAAACACTATGACAAGGATACCATCACAAGAAAGTGTGGATGTTGCATCAGAAAATGACAACTCAGTAACAGCAAAATTCACGCATGTGTTACAGAAGGACGCTTTCCTAGTATTTAGAGCTCTATGCAAACTTTCAATGAAGCCCCTACCTGAGGGAACTCCAGACCCTAAGTCACATGAGTTAAGATCTAAAATTCTTTCTCTTCATCTTCTATTATCTATCTTACAAAATGCTGGTCCAGTATTCAGGAACAATGAGATGTTCATTACAGCCATCAAGCAATATCTTTGCGTGGCTCTTTCAAAGAATGGCGTCAGTTCAGTTCCAGAAGTATTTGAACTCTCCTTAGCTATCTTCTTAGCTCTATTACAAAACTTCAAGGTACATCTAAAGAAGCAAATTGAAGTTTTCTTCAAAGAAATCTTTATGAACATTTTGGAGACATCAAGCTCGTCCTTCGAGCACAAATGGATGGTCATACAAGCACTGACCAGAATCTGTGGAGACGCACAAAGCGTCGTTGACATCTATGTCAACTATGATTGTGATTTATCAGCAGCTAATTTATTCCAACGCTTGGTAAATGATGTTTCTAAGATCGCCCAAGGAAGGCAAGCTCTCGAATTAGGCGCTACGCCTAATCAGGAGAAATCCATGCGTATTCGTGGACTCGAATGTCTAGTGTccatattaaaatgtatggtaGAATGGAGTAAAGAACTTTATATAAATCCTAACCTTCAAACTACTTTGGGAGAAAGAACAGCAAAAGAAGATCATGACCACCACAGTATGAAATCTCACGGAGGATCTAGTCTAAGTCTAGTCTCAACAGGGTCCAGCAATATTGGTAACAGAGAGACATTAGATTCTCCAGAACAATTTGAAGTATTGAAACAACAGAAGGAAGTTTGGGAAACAGGAATTGATTTATTCAACAGGAAACCAAAACGTGGAATTGCTTTCTTACAAGAGCAAGGGCTCTTGGGTGCGTCGACTAAAGACGTCGCTGAATGGCTATTAACGGACGAAAGActtgataaaacatttattgGCGAGTATTTGGGCGAGAACGAGGATCATTCTAGGGAAGTTATGTACTCTTACGTAGATTCAATGAATTTCGCTAACATGGATATTGTTGCTGCGTTACGTTATTTCTTAGAAGGATTCAGACTTCCTGGTGAGGCCCAAAAGATTGACAGATTAATGGAGAAGTTTGCGTCACGCTACTGTGAATGCAATCCGAACAACACATTATTCACGAGCGCGGATACTGTTTACGTACTAGCGTTTTCCATAATAATGCTCACAACAGATTTACATTCGCCTCAAGTTAAGAATAAAATGACAAAAGAACAATATATCAAGATGAATAGTGGCATAAGTGACAACAATGACCTTCCACGTGAATATTTGTCACAGATATACGATGAAATCGCCGGTCACGAGATCAAGATGAAGAGTTCTTCTAAACCAGGAAAACATATGATCGCCAACGAGAAAAAGCGAAAGCTAATTTGGAACATGGAGATGGACTTAATATCGACAGCTGCGAAGAACTTAATGGAATCTGTGTCACATGTTCAAACTCCATTCACGACCGCCAAGCACGTCGAACACGTTCGTCCTATGTTTAAAATGGCTTGGACGCCCTTCCTTGCTGCGTTCTCAGTGGGATTGCAAGACTGTGATGATCCTGAAATCGCATCACTTTGCTTAGACGGTATTAGGTGCGCCATCCGCATTGCGTGCATTTTCCACATGTCACTTGAAAGAGACGCATACGTACAGGCTCTTGCGCGCTTCACTCTACTCACAGCTAACTCGCCTATCACAGAAATGAAGGCTAAGAACATTGATACCATAAAGACGTTGATTACTGTCGCACATACTGATGGTAACTACTTGGGAACGAGTTGGTTGGATGTCGTTAAATGCATTTCTCAGTTAGAACTGGCACAACTTATAGGAACTGGAGTGCGGCCGCAGTTCCTATCAGGATCTGGCATAAAACCTCAACCAGATTCATTGAAGTTTAGTCTAATGTCATTAGATCCTAGCGTCAAAGAACACATCGGAGAGACAAGCTCTCAAAGTGTAGTCGTAGCAGTAGATAGAATATTCACAGGATCCACAAGACTTGATGGTGATGCCATTGTAGACTTCGTCAAAGCGTTATGTCAAGTGTCTTTGGATGAGCTGAGCCATCCGACTAATCCTCGAATGTTTTCACTGCAGAAGATAGTcgaaatttcgtactacaaCATGGGTCGTATCAGGCTGCAGTGGTCTCGAATATGGCAAGTGCTGGGTGATCATTTCAACAAAGTGGGTTGCAGCAGTAACGAAGATATAGCATTCTTCGCAGTGGATTCCTTGAGACAACTATCAATGAAGTTTATCGAAAAAGGAGAGTTCGCCAATTTCAAATTCCAAAAGGACTTCTTGAGACCGTTTGAGCACATCATGAAGAAAAATAGCTCTCCTACTATAAGAGATATGGTAGTTCGTTGTATCGCACAGATGGTAAACTCTCAAGCATCCAATATAAAATCCGGTTGGAAAAATATATTCTCGGTATTCCATCTTGCTGCAAGCGATCAAGATGAAGCAATTGTTGACTTAGCATTCCAGACTACCGGCAAAATTATAAATGAGTTATATGAAAAACAATTCCCAGCGATGATAGACTCCTTCCAAGATGCAGTGAAATGCCTATCAGAATTTGCATGTAATGCAAAGTTCCCCGACACTTCAATGGAGGCCATAAGACTGGTGAGGTCTTGTGCGACCGCAGTGGGCGCGTCACCGCAGCTGTTCGCGGAGCACGCGGGGCTTGAAGGCGAGCCGGGCGCTCCAGAAGTCGACAGAGTATGGTTAAGAGGGTGGTTTCCACTGCTCTTTTCGTTATCGTGTGTCGTCAGTCGCTGCAAGCTCGACGTACGCACACGAGGACTCACGGTCCTGTTTGAGATTATTAAAACTCATGGTGAATCATTCCGTCCACATTGGTGGAGAGacctatttaatatattattcagAATCTTTGACAATATGAAGCTACCCGAGCATCAGTTGGAGAAGAACGAGTGGATGACTACAACCTGCAACCATGCGTTGTACGCCATCGTCGACGTCTTCACGCAATACTTTGACATTCTCGGTTCTCTATTGTTAGAGCAACTGTACGCGCAGCTGCACTGGTGCGTGCAGCAGGACAATGAACAGCTCGCACGCTCCGGCACCAACTGCTTGGAGAATCTAGTCATATCCAACGGAACAAAGTTCAACGAGGATACTTGGAGCAAAACATGTCAGATAATGTTGGACATCTTTAACAGCACGCTGCCCACCACATTGCTGACCTGGAAACCTGATGACAACGACGAGAGCGACCAGCCTCAAGTCCGACATGGCATCTTAAAGAAACCCCAGGGAGGGGACGAAATCAAGTCATCCAACCGAGTATTCAACAGCCTCCTCATCAAATGCGTCGTACAGTTGGAGCTGATACAAACGATCGATAACATCGTCTTCTACCCCGCCACGTCGCGGAAGGAAGACGCCGAGACACTGGCGCTAGCGGCCGCAGAGCTGACTGGCGGCACTCCCGGCACCGAGCAGGAATGTCAGCGTGAAGAACAGGGAATGTATAGATTGCTTAGTTCGCCACATCTACTCCGACTAGTAGAATGCCTCATGTGCAGTCATCGCTTTGCTAAAACATTTAACACTAATAACACGCAAAGGAATGTGTTGTGGAAAGCTAATTTCAAGGGTTCGGTGAAGCCGAACATGTTGAAACAAGAGACGCAGTCGTTGGCGTGCGTGCTGCGGATACTGTTCAAGATGTACAGTGATGAGACGCGGCGGGACCACTGGCCTGCGGTACAGAAGAGTCTCATCACCATTTGTTGCGAAGCTTTAGAATACTTTGCTGGGGTGACGAGCGAAGCACACAGAGACGCATGGACGTCCATACTGCTGTTGATTCTCACAAGAATACTGAAGATGCCTGACGAAAGA TTTGCGGCTCACGTGTCCAGCTACTACCCGCTGCTGTGTGAGATCACGTGCTTCGACCTGAAGCCCGAGCTGCGGTCGGTGCTCCGCCGAGTGTTCATACGCATCGGGCCCGTCTTCAACATCGTCACCAACGCCCAATAA